A stretch of the Acyrthosiphon pisum isolate AL4f chromosome A2, pea_aphid_22Mar2018_4r6ur, whole genome shotgun sequence genome encodes the following:
- the LOC100160818 gene encoding nucleolar complex protein 3 homolog has translation MVKKNIVKRGKTSNVKRRNHLRNKGHIKTKKHKSKAYNVPQPPLKRRDDPPEEIEEEEAENSDIGDDMLEMVDQEDLDFLKKNIDNQNYKMYNRIQITNDGKNKRTRENDDEELENEYESSSMMMKADDVSIKKPLLPIKTKDGILRRYTLEKDEIETEKPQPKKKIIEDNKENNDDEYVWLDTNEPEKEISVNKGEPISVAKLYAKRENTIQSYKQRIGLLASTLLENPDLKIGNIVHLLEIMEKRDPELQVVIKKLATLTLLEVFKDLLPSYQIKLDKHDGVKLKLVTKELIGYEGQLLKGYKIYLTNLEKMASCLHKKKGDTRIITNVHINLAEMAVNCMCELLISHSYFNYAVNIGHLLTLYLDNKNTNVRKKIEETFIKIFKEDKKGTISLVIVRRINQLVKTRSHCVHSELLSVLLALPIRNVNLDKEKEDILKSKKFMTRKQKLLAMSKKERKRSKMLDKLDKEMLETKAEENVKSHLNNLTEITKLVFLIYFRILKTAPRSKLLSVCLEGLAKYSHSINLEFYHDILTVLDSVIKKHQLNVHEQLCCIKTIFVILSGQGTVINIDPVHFYSHLYRVIPELDCCKYHDNLETFLRTIEALFLVGRKKVTANSTLSFVKRMSTLSLQTLHNASLGILAALRTIIQTNKNTESLLDVDPSYGQGIYNAELQEPEHSNAGSTSLWELPALQRHYHPEVCRLSKTVASLTVSQNNHNNLKPELAKMTPSEWFKEYDPSNVAFNPAVMPPVKVPQRIPAHYPSLPYSDVLNKNFPNVDFSKDFF, from the exons atggttaaa aaaaatattgttaaaagagGTAAAACAAGCAATGTTAAAAGGCGTAACCATTTACGAAATAAAGGAcacatcaaaacaaaaaaacataagtcTAAAGCCTATAATGTGCCTCAACCTCCATTAAAAAGACGAGATGATCCACCTGAAGAAATTGAGGAAGAAGAAGCAGAAAACAGTGATATTGGAGATGATATGTTGGAAATGGTTGACCAAGAAGATttggattttcttaaaaaaaatattgacaaccAAAATTATAAGATGTACAACCGTATTCAAATTactaat gatggtaaaaataaaagaacTCGAGAAAACGATGATGAAGAACTTGAAAATGAGTATGAGAGTAGTTCGATGATGATGAAAGCAGATGATGTATCTATTAAGAAACCTTTGTTACCGATTAAAACTAAAGATGGGATCTTAAGACGATACACTTTAGAAAAGGATGAAATAG AAACAGAGAAACctcaacctaaaaaaaaaataatcgaagacaataaagaaaataatgatgatgagTATGTTTGGTTGGATACTAATGAACCTGAAAAAGAAATATCAGTTAATAAAGGTGAACCAATTAGTGTTGCAAAACTATATGCTAAAAGAGAAAACACAATTCAAAGTTATAAACAGCGTATTGGACTATTAGCTAGCACTTTATTAGAGAATCCTGACCtaaag attggaaatattgtacatctcTTAGAAATAATGGAAAAACGTGATCCAGAATTACaagttgtgataaaaaaattggCAACACTAACATTGTTGGAAGTTTTTAAGGATCTCTTACCAAGTTATCAAATAAAACTGGATAAACATGATggagtaaaat tgAAATTGGTTACAAAAGAGTTGATTGGATATGAAGGACAATTACTCAAGGgttacaaaatttatttaaccAATTTAGAGAAAATGGCTAGTTGcctccacaaaaaaaaaggaGATACCCGAATCATAACAAAT gtCCATATAAATTTGGCTGAAATGGCTGTTAATTGTATGtgtgaattattaatttctcattcatattttaattatgcagTCAACATTGGGCATTTGTTAACTCTTTACTTAGATAACAAAAATACtaatgttagaaaaaaaattgaagagacatttattaaaatttttaaagaaGATAAAAAAGGAACTATTTCATTAGTG aTAGTGCGGCGCATAAATCAACTTGTTAAGACTAGAAGTCATTGTGTGCACAGTGAGCTCTTATCTGTTTTACTTGCATTGCCCATCCGAAATGTCAATCTCGATAAAGAAAAAGAAGacattttgaaatcaaaaaaatttatgaccagaaaacaaaaattattagctATGTCAAAAAAAGAACGTAAA cgaAGTAAAATGTTGGATAAATTAGATAAAGAAATGCTTGAGACAAAAGCTgaagaaaatgttaaaagtCACTTGAACAATTTAACTGAAATAACTAAACTAGTATTTTTGATATACTTCAGAATATTAAAAACTGCTCCGCGTTCTAAGTTATTGTCTGTTTGTCTTGAAGGATTGGCAAA ATACAGCCATTCAATCAACTTAGAATTTTACCACGATATTCTCACAGTTTTGGATTCAGTAATTAAGAAACATCAACTGAATGTTCATGAACAACTTTgttgtattaaaactatttttgtcaTACTATCTGGACAAGGAACTGTAATCAACATTGATCCTGTTCATTTTTATTCTCATTTGTATAGAGTTATTCCTGAATTAGATTGTT GTAAATATCATGATAATTTAGAAACTTTCCTTCGTACAATTGAAGCATTGTTTTTGGTGGGTCGCAAGAAAGTAACTGCCAATTCTACACTGTCATTTGTGAAAAGAATGTCCACGTTGAGTCTTCAAACCCTTCACAATGCATCACTTGGGATCTTAGCTGCTCTTCGAACTATAATAcaa acaaataagAACACAGAATCTTTATTAGATGTTGACCCATCTTATGGACAAGGAATTTACAATGCTGAATTACAAGAACCGGAACATAGTAACGCTGGAAGTACATCATTATGGGAACTTCCAGCATTACag aggcATTATCATCCTGAAGTATGTAGATTATCAAAAACTGTTGCTTCATTGACAGTTTCACAAAATAaccataacaatttaaaaccagAATTAGCCAAGAT GACGCCCAGTGAGTGGTTTAAAGAGTATGATCCAAGTAATGTGGCGTTCAATCCAGCAGTTATGCCACCGGTGAAGGTACCTCAGCGGATACCTGCACATTATCCATCTCTTCCATACTCGGATGTTCTGAATAAAAATTTCCCCAATGTTGATTTctcaaaagattttttttaa
- the LOC100164139 gene encoding WD repeat-containing protein 37 encodes MHKTEVDIPPTVRKRLIHLFGLIEKEFETVCQENIVLQEKVESLTEKVNEKYLTTEQFQVNSKQKPPTGQKLKTAEKLKAQTSKIVSSFKSPSAANCQFVKEYGGHRDGLWDLALPHTGQPVIGTCSADHTARIWCIETGTPLLQYTGHMGSINSIKFHPSKDLALTSSGDQTIHIWQAAVNLDNLRDRESDDTETEDDRVVPILRTPSCTFLGHNGPVMASDWLLGGDQIITASWDRTANLYDVETSELLNSLTGHDEELTYASSHHSQKLVVTASRDTTFRLWDFREAINSVSVFQGHTDTVTCAVFTSAGPGGEDKLVSGSDDRSIKVWELRNMRSPITTIRAESGVNRFAIASNGVIAIPHDNRQVMLYDMTGQRVNRIPRTARNRHRRMVTAVAWSEDNPFANLFSCGFDRLALGWSVQLCKD; translated from the exons atGCACAAAACGGAAGTCGACATTCCACCTACCGTTCGAAAACGTCTAATTCATCTCTTCGGACTTATCGAAAAGGAATTTGAGACTGTGTGCCAAGAAAATATTGTTCTGCAGGAAAAAGTTGAGTCACTCACTGAGAAAGTTAACGAAAAGTACTTGACGACTGAACAATTTCAAGTAAATTCGAAACAAAAACCGCCGACTGgtcaaaaacttaaaactgCAGAAAAATTAAAAGCACAAACTAGTAAAATTGTATCTAGCTTTAAAAGTCCTTCAGCAGCTAATTGTCAGTTTGTAAAAGAATATGGCGGACACAGAGATGGCTTGTGGGATTTAGCGTTACCTCATACTGGACAGCCCGTCATTGGTACCTGTTCAGCAG ATCATACCGCAAGAATATGGTGTATTGAAACTGGTACACCACTTTTACAATACACTGGCCATATGGGAtctattaattctataaaattccATCCCAGTAAAGATTTAGCTCTCACATCAAGCGGTGATCAAACTATTCACATTTGGCAGGCAGCCGTTAATCTAGATAACTTA aggGATCGGGAATCTGATGACACTGAGACTGAAGATGACCGAGTTGTTCCAATATTACGCACACCGTCGTGTACATTTTTGGGACATAATGGGCCAGTTATGGCTAGTGATTGGTTACTGGGCGGTGATCAAATTATTACTGCATCATGGGATAGAACTGCTAATTTGTATGATGTTGAAACCAGTGAACTGTTAAACTCACTAACTG gACATGATGAAGAATTAACTTATGCTTCTTCACATCATTCCCAGAAGTTGGTTGTCACTGCTTCTAGAGACACTACATTTAGATTGTGGGATTTTCGAGAAGCTATAAACTCAGTTTCAGTTTTTCAAGGTCATACAGA TACAGTGACTTGTGCAGTTTTCACATCTGCTGGACCTGGCGGAGAAGATAAATTAGTATCAGGATCGGATGATCGGTCCATAAAAGTTTGGGAATTGCGTAATATGCGCTCTCCAATTACTACTATCAGAGCTGAATCTGGTGTAAATCGCTTTGCTATTGCTTCTAATGGTGTTATCGCTATTCCTCATGACAATCGACAAGTTATGTTGTACGACATGACTGGACAACGAGTTAACAGAATACCCAGAACAGCTAGAAat agacATAGACGTATGGTAACGGCTGTTGCGTGGAGTGAAGATAATCCATTtgctaatttattttcttgCGGATTTGATCGATTAGCACTTGGGTGGTCTGTTCAGTTATGTAAGGACTGa
- the LOC100162082 gene encoding transforming protein Rho-like: protein MAAIRKKLVIVGDGACGKTCLLIVFSKDQFPEVYVPTVFENYVADIEVDGKQVELALWDTAGQEDYDRLRPLSYPDTDVILMCFSIDSPDSLENIPEKWTPEVKHFCPNVPIILVGNKKDLRNDPNTIRELSKMKQEPVRPEEGRAMAEKINAFAYLECSAKSKEGVREVFETSTRAALQVKKKKKGRCRLL, encoded by the coding sequence TCGAAAAAAACTCGTCATCGTTGGTGACGGTGCCTGCGGAAAAACTTGTCTGCTCATTGTGTTTTCCAAAGATCAATTCCCAGAAGTTTATGTACCTACCGTATTTGAGAACTATGTAGCTGATATAGAAGTAGATGGCAAACAAGTAGAACTAGCACTGTGGGATACAGCAGGTCAAGAAGATTATGATAGACTAAGACCATTGTCCTATCCTGACACGGATGTTATCCTCATGTGTTTCTCCATAGATTCACCAGATTCATTAGAGAATATCCCAGAGAAATGGACACCGGAAGTGAAACATTTCTGTCCTAATGTGCCGATTATATTGGTTGGTAACAAAAAAGACTTGCGTAATGATCCAAATACTATTCGCGAGTTGAGCAAAATGAAACAAGAGCCCGTGAGGCCAGAAGAGGGGCGAGCAATGGCCGAAAAGATAAATGCATTTGCTTATTTGGAATGTTCAGCTAAAAGTAAGGAGGGTGTCCGTGAAGTATTTGAAACTTCAACTAGAGCAGCTTTACaggttaaaaagaaaaagaagggGCGATGCCGTctactttaa